The following coding sequences are from one Gossypium hirsutum isolate 1008001.06 chromosome A12, Gossypium_hirsutum_v2.1, whole genome shotgun sequence window:
- the LOC107932227 gene encoding pathogenesis-related protein 1, with protein MEFSKVSTLALTCLVGLVLVLPSHAQDSHQDYLNAHNTARAAVGVGPMTWDDTVAAYAENYAKQRMADCNLVHSSGPYGENLAWGSADLSGTDAVNMWVNEKADYDYSSNSCAAGKVCGHYTQVVWRDSVHLGCAKVKCNNGGTFIGCNYSPPGNFVGQKPY; from the coding sequence ATGGAGTTTTCAAAGGTTTCTACCCTAGCTCTTACTTGTCTCGTGGGGTTAGTCTTGGTCCTTCCCTCCCATGCCCAAGACTCACACCAAGACTACCTCAACGCTCACAACACAGCTCGAGCGGCTGTCGGCGTTGGTCCCATGACTTGGGACGACACCGTAGCTGCCTATGCAGAGAACTATGCTAAGCAGCGCATGGCTGATTGCAACCTTGTGCACTCCAGTGGACCTTATGGTGAGAACCTTGCTTGGGGCAGTGCTGACCTCTCGGGAACCGATGCTGTAAATATGTGGGTTAATGAGAAGGCCGACTACGATTACAGCTCTAACAGTTGCGCAGCAGGTAAGGTTTGCGGGCATTATACTCAAGTGGTTTGGCGCGACTCTGTCCATCTTGGTTGTGCTAAGGTGAAGTGCAACAATGGCGGTACTTTCATTGGTTGCAACTATTCTCCTCCAGGCAATTTCGTCGGTCAAAAACCTTACTAA